From Pangasianodon hypophthalmus isolate fPanHyp1 chromosome 10, fPanHyp1.pri, whole genome shotgun sequence:
aaaccagtatGTTACTCAGTGAGATGAAACAGTCCTCAAAATCCTCGTCGTGTTCAGATCATTTTATCTAACAGAGATTGTGTTTAGAGTCGTCCTAGCTTTAGCATCATCTTTGTACTACAGTGCTTTTCTTAGAAATCATCCCTTGCTGGTCGTACGTGTGTTTCTCCATTGCCAAACATCTTAGAATGGAGGTTTATTCTCCTCTACAGGTATGTCTATCTTTGTATCTCCCTCTcttctgtccatctctccacACATCTCCTtgctctccctctcgctcttgGTGGTGCTGCAGTCTGTCACTTTCCACAAATGGCTGTGTTAAATGCTTTCTCCCAATGGCGTGTTGCCCTTCTGTGATGCTGCGAGCTCTCAGGTCTTCCAATAAGGCTGCGAgctgtggttaaaaaaagtcTAAAGCTGTGAAAAGGAGATCACAGACATTTCACCTGCACAGAGTTTTTATGCCTACGTTATGATATAAACCCTCAGGCTAAAACAGTGGACAAGCAGACTGATACAAgtgaagaaaaggaaaacaggaaTACAGCACAGCATCAGTTTAATAACAGTTTAACTGTTTAATACTGATCAACATTTACTCAAACTGGGAGGTAAATATACAATTGATGGGTCATGTAGATCAGGTGTTCTCAAACCTTTTACAATCAGGGACACcattaactgtatatatattttaaactattaaaatattagacacattatttaaatgtctcCAGTAATTTTCTGGggctaaatttatttattttttttttttttcggcgCCATCATTTTTCCGAACTTTCTCTCACTCAGagtctatttttttattaacaattttttaaaaattttataaattagtttctagttgacattatttttaGGCATAACAGCTATGAATAAAGCCTATGTTTGACAGACTCCTGGAGGTCtccagaccccactttgagaaccatagatgtaaatattttaaaaatcataaacaatgctCATAAGTGGAATTCccctcatttttaaaatgcatactGTATGCCCTATAGCAAGAATCAGTAAATAGCAGCTCACTGACAAATCTGTTCATccaaaataaaagttatttgtGCCACCAAACAAGAAACTTTCCCTTTTTTAAGCATTCCATTAAATTTTCGCATGCAAAATAAGCTTCATTTCAGACAGGATATTGACATCCTAGACTTCCAGTCCCACAGACATTTCAATTTATGTAACCTTCAGTTTAGATGAAACACTAATTTCTGCCAAAACCCAGCAATTTGAAAGCAGTTCAGGATGCATTCGGGTGATTCTTTGAAAAGCAAGTAATTCCAAAAACGAGCAAGCCATTTTCACAGCAGCGGCTTGGCATGATGTGCTTTATATTATCATTTTGTTAGATTATAAGTTGTCAGGAATTGTGAGGGTGAAGTAGATggtataacatttaatttttgcttCTTACTATTTACAGTTTGGAAGTTGGATAACTAAAATGCTAGCGACCAACTCCTATACAATTGCCATCCtatttctagctagctaactcactTCTGCAGTAAAATTCCCAATGATTTTATGTAGAAATTGATTTAATACTTAATTGTTTCTAAGATTCTTTTTGACTGCTAACTATACAGCTAGCAACTTACTCATATAGTATTGGCATCTcatttctagctagctaacttactCCTGTTTGTAAAATTCACAATGtacaaaacactgattaaaTGTCAAACTTGATTAGATAATCAAATGTTTCAGGGAACTTTTAACTGTTAACTATACAACGAGTAACTAACTCTATACAAATGGCATCCtgtttctagctagctaactcactTCTGCAGTAAAATTCCCAATGCTTATGTGTAGAAGTTGATTTAATACTTAATTGTttctaaggttttttttttttgactgctAACTATACAGCTAGCAAGCGACTCATATAGAATTGGCACCTcatttctagctagctaacttactCCTGTTTGTAAAATTCCCAATGTACAAAACACTGATTATATGTCAAACTTGATTTGATAGGTAAATGTTTCAGGGAACTTTTAACTGTTAACTATACAACGAGCAACCAGCTCTATAAATATGGCGTCCtgtttctagctagctaactcaccTCTGCCCATAAAATTCCCAATGATTATATGTAGAAGTTGATTTAATACTTTCAGGGGAAATCTTTGACTGCATTTACAAAGATCTGTTCTAGGGTTTCCTCTTCGCATTCATTAAAATCCTAAGCTACTGCGCAAAAGCACAATCACTAAGATGGAGAAATTGCTGTCGTCGCTAGTCAGCTACAACATGAAATGCCCGGATGTCCTCAGCGCTTAACAGCTGTAGGTCTAATCTAGTACAATTAGCGTGAAACtactggtcttttttttttttttttgcactacaATAGCGTAAGTAATGTTATGATTAAAAtaccaaagattttttttcttgttagtgGCATGGGAATGAGAAAGGCTATTCAGATATTCTTTGTTTGAAAACACCAATTAGTATCTGACTCCTGTACAATGGTAGGCTATTAGTGGCAGCCCTGTGGCACCTACAGAACCATGTCGTACCCCATTCTAGTGAACAACACTGAAAAAACTGGCCTGCAGCCAAACCTAAGTACTCTGTCCTAGAGCCATTTTCAAGTCGAGTCAATTTGTAATGTCATTCCTATGAATGTATATACACTGAGATGCAATATTGGGCCACTGTccaacatacacaacaatacAGGAGTGTCAGGACCATGAGACATTTAACTAAACATACTGTAggtgtaaagtgtaaaatgGTGTCTCAGGATATCAGAGATCATCCCTCCTCTCCAAAATTCTGCCTCAAGGTACCTCAGCATGTTTCCTTTTCTGTGTGTTAGAGGTGAAGGTTATTACAGGTGAGTATTAAAATGAATAGTGTGATACCTGTGCAACCAATATTGTTAATTAATATCATAGATTTGTGTGCATTACAGTGgcttttttaaacaacattaaatgagcTAAAATGCTGCAGCGACAGTGCATGTAGCGAATTATTTGGTTAACGAAGGATGTAGAATATATTAGGGAAAAAATACTGTTAAGAGGATTAAAAAgactttttaatacatttttagtattattttattaaagaatgtacTAGAATATACTTGAAAAACTATCAAACGAAAACCTACTGTTAAGAGgattgaaaaaaacaataaattattattttattatttttaaagtttattaatttttcattattatttgctTAAGAAAAGTActagaacaaacaaacaaaatcctACTATAAAGAGGACTGTGaagtaaaacatatttttttatttattaatttttattattatttgggtaAAGAAAGTAcaggaatataaataaataaataaataaataaataaataaataaataaataaataaataaataaataaatattattattattattattattattattattattattacttctttttttttaattataatttggtTAAGGAAAGTACtagaatacattaaaaaatatactgttAGAGGATCATGGGAAAAAATCCCTTAGGGGTGGcaatgtggcaaaaaaaaaaatgttatatcacaatacatgaagacatttttataatacatGATGTGTGTTATGGTATTTAGTCAACATACTGTAGTGCCAACAAAACAGTACTGCTGTGTAGAACAATGCAGAataacatctttaaaaataatattcctAAAAACCACTACAAACAAAAGGcaaaaaggagggaaaattaaaacatttgttaaatcTCAATTCCTAAAACCTTCTTCAGCTTGCCGCTCTTGACTAACACTTTAAGACTCtatgtagttttatttattttttttaaaaaagtagaaCCAAGAAGTAGAACCAAGTAGAACCTTTAGAAGCTGCAGACCTCTTAACTGTCTGGAGATCACTTGAATGTATCTTTtaacgatatctcagaaaaattTATCGTGACATAACATATCACGATATTACACAGACATGTCATATCGCCAAGTCCTATCTGTTATGTTTATTCTTTCACGAGAGCGTTCTTGCAGTGTCCTGTATCATATTTTCACACATTATGTCACTACAGTATATGTCCACACCCCCTGCTGTGTGGTTTTGTCAAGGTGCACATGGACAAGGCCTACAGCTGGTCCCTGTCACACCAAAACCCTCATTTTTCCCAAGCTTCAACTTGAACAGGGCTTGAGAATCAGCCTCCTGATCcccccttcccttcccttcccttcccttagAGCCCCCTTCTTAccttttctttaaacaatcCCTCCCCTCCTCCACTTAGCTCTTCTTCTTTAaacaatctctccctcactcttttTCTTCAACAGGCTGCTCCACACACTCGCTGAATGAAGTTAGTGCTCcacttcttctcttctcccCCCTCAccccctccttctcctcctggTCTTCCACTATTCCCGAGCAGACACACTCGCTGAATTGTTTGTTAATAGTCCAATTAGATAATTGCCATCTTTCTCCCCTTGTGCTCTCTCTTTCCCATAAAGCAGTGAAAGGCTTTAGGAAGGGTGGGAGTTTGGGGTTGGGGGGTTCAGAGGGAAGAGGCCTTCTGGCCCAACAAGGTGACAAGAAGGGCCCGAGTGCACAGCTATTGGCTTGAATTGAATCATTGTAGCCTAATCAATTGTCTTATTGGATTACCCACTGCGGCTGTTCCCCCAGATATTGTTGCGTCGACAATAAAAATAGCTGcaagtgcctgtgtgtgtgtgtatatgtgtaatgaggatgtgtgtgtgaggggtgttgCTTCTTGTGCTGAAGGCACAAACAGATTTAAGGTGTGGggttttgtatgtttttgtgagTTTACACTAAAAACAATATGGTTGCTTGTTTTTGGaggtgtgtgtccatgtgttttGGACAGTACAGACCTGATATTAAAAAGGACTTTTATTTGTTACTTTTATAGACGAGTTTGTGTTATTTCTTTCACAGAGACCCAGGGTGCTGTTCACTTTTCTTTCTGGTGGTGTGTATTTGCCTGTGATCTTTAGCGCTACAAATTCCTGCCAgagtgcatttcatttttttcccattcctttttctttttgtatccCACGTCTCTCCGCCTCTCTCGCTCAGTCAAattctcactctcgctctctctctctctctctctctctctctctctctctctctctctcccactctctctctcccactctctctcattctgccCGTGTCTGTCAGTCCTATCGTAGAGACAGTGGTGTGAATTGTCGTGCGGGCTCATTGCAATATAACTGGACTAAATTTGCTTATCCTGATTATAGATTTACGTCTGATCAGAGTAACGGGACATCACGCGGGCCACCAGCGGGACATCTGGGACTGGACTGGAACTTTTCTGCGAGGGTTCTCCCTCTGTTGTGCATGTTGGGGTTTGCAAGCGTGTGTGCGCTCCTTCATGATCCAAGACCAATCATTTGACTGGgatctgtaagtgtgtgtacgtgtatgcGTGTGAAGACTGGCTAGAAGAGGGGTTGTAGGCAACGCACCCCTCCATTAGCGCGGCATATATTTCCCCAAACAATTTAGCGTATTCAGGAGGTTACGCAAATCCGAAGCTGGCAAAATTACCGTAATCAATTGCAACGAGCGGGCATGCATCCATCCGCGCCTCTGATTGAATGGAGATCGTCTCTATCAGGCTGATGCGCATGTAACGAAGAGAGGGGCCACTAAATTGCTGCTGAATTTAGGGCGAGAAGTCCATGATCACTGTCCAAGTGAGCGCAGACACTGATGATAGAACGCTTGGGACATGAAGCAAGTGCCGCTCCGACATTAGATCCCTGACTCAAGTGTCCAAATAGCTGTGGTTTTACACACCGGATACAGAAACTAGCAttatcaagattttttttggccttaaaaaaagaacagaagaagaaaaagaggaaggagaGCTACTCTGATAAGGACAGACGAACATGGACGTCCGCTACAGCCAGGAGCCGGAAGTGGGGATGGTGCTGAAGAACGGACTGAAGGAAAGCAAGGAGGTGAAAGACTCCCAGGGGAGCCTTTCCAAAACACTCCTGAAGGAACCACAGGACTCCTTCTCCTCATCCGGAGCCATGGAAAACTGTGAAAAGAGTCGCACGAGCACGGGAGATCCAGACTACTGCCGGCGGATTCTGGTTCGAGGTAAGAGCCTGATGTTCCGCTATTCGGATTTAACGATGCTCCATAGCATTAATTCACCAAAAACAGGATGTTTTCTGGACAGAGTGTGCTGATTTAGTACCAGAAGTCAcacattttcagtgtgtgatATAATTTAAGACTCTCAGTTGATAAACAGAAGCTTCTCCTTGGTGGAACTCCTGGAGATGTTTTAGCTTCAAACCTGTTTCTtcaaattcacatttatttttaaaaaaacatcataaatataaaaaatattttcttatcatttaaaattcaattaaactttaaacacataataaataattagacaTCGTCTTGTCCTAAAcctaattaaattataataattctaGGATATTATAATTcaaaattgctgaaaatgtatttattacttttagatttatattcacaggtgctttttttttcaagctcaCCGAAAATAAGTTATGTTAAATgtatgctttcttttttttaaactgtgtctgaatttacaaaatgtaatacagaaaatacaaaaaattatttttcacttgtATATTTACTTGTAGATTTTTATTCTTGTTCATTTCGGTAGTTTATTTCAGaaggagatttaaaaaaaaaaaaaaaaaaagtcataccaATCCTGTCATCTGCAACCGAATGGCAAATAAATGATGCctcaatttatatttaaatgaaataaagtgtagAGCGCTAACATCCATGCTGTGCAGGTTCATCGCTTCCTAAAACCCACAGAGCAGTCAGctccatttattatttacttttccaAACTCAATCAggctcacacacagagacctgATCAAAGCCCAATGAAATTAGCCTGattaaattattgttttattccttccagtTGTGCTTAAGCAACCAATGTTCCTGTTTCACCACAATGATCACATTACAGCGTACACAATATAGGTGTGAAGGCAGAATTGAAAGCTAAAagagtttttcttcttcttcttcttttggtaACAGTTTTttagaattaataaataattactaaGTATTAGATTTtcataataaaattttttaaataaaattaacttcTTAATTAACTATTTCTTCAGGTAATGCGATGTCTAATTTACTACCACTTccataaactttttttattattattttttttttttttaacgttaaAGCAAACTGCATCTGgaatctaaaaataatattaaaccatttaaaatcACAAATCAAATTAagcagtgtaaaataaatttcatttatttagcatttcgGTTTTGAAAGCCTTAAATCTGCTGTGTTATTTAAGTGAAAATTAAGGATTTGGGGAAAACTGAATTAGACTCCTGCACAGACCAGGAATGAAAAAGTCCTAGGAATCATCTGGATAAATAAAGAACAAGCTGATTTGACAAGCTCAGCTTAATTACATGTTTAAGAAATATTATCTAATCACTTTAAATTTTATACAGATTTGTTTTACTATATTTGTGagaatatatttacaaaaatcatgttaattttatgtctattttcacattttgtcaggcattttaatgtttttaggCTTTTTATAGGTTAGTGCAGTGTTTTCAGAACAAAGAGTATATGTTCCAAAAaacttctgtaaaaaaaatattaaataaaaaatgattaagaAGAAATTGGGTCTTTCTACCATGAgcgtacatttttatttctttttttaaaaaaacaatttatatttatttgtattcacATTATGTAAAGGCTTTTGATTAGATAGAGGGGTAAATATTATAgtgatatctgtgtgtgtgtgtgtgtgtgtgtgtgtactgtagtgcTTCATACACAATGGCATGTTTGAGACGCAGTCACAGCATTTGGTTTGCTTTTTTTCAGATGCCAAAGGCTCAATCAGAGAGATCATTCTTCCCAAAGGTCTGGATCTGGACCGGCCGAAGCGAACCAGAACCTCATTCACAGCCGAGCAGCTCTACCGGCTCGAGATGGAGTTCCAGCGGTGCCAGTATGTCGTGGGCCGAGAGAGAACTGAACTCGCCCGGCAGCTCAACCTGTCTGAGACTCaggtacacacgcacacacacacacacacacactcacactcatgtgaatttttctttatatagctgtgttagatgtgtgtatatgcacaTTCACTTACAGACAAAAAATATAGAGCTCTATagggcaataaaaaaaaaattatttctctcTATATACATAGATATATTGTAGGTAGTAAATGCAGAGAAATATTTTAGTCctttctgtttaatattttagaaGGCTTAATTTAAATGACTCAGATTATTTGAGATGTTGCTCCTGGTATCCAGCAGAAACAGACGCAAAGcctgaatatttattattattattattattattattattattattactattattatccCTGCAATTTAATTATGTTTTCCAATTtgtatgtctttctttctttatacaTTCTGTAATGCTGTTTTCTGGCATCTTTATGATGATTTCAGTCAGTCGTTATTGTCGTATGCTTCCGTTCATCGAGGCTTTTTTGCCGTTTGGCCGACTGTTGGAATGCTATAAAGGTGATGGACAGAAGGTTTGGTGCGTAGCGTAAAGATCCACAAGGCTAAAGACCCCCTGGACTGAAAGCAATAGAAACAAAATATACAGTCCCACGTACTCCagaaaaaatcaaacaaatatgTAGCTGTGTACATGTGTCTCAGTTGTATTATCCTTAGTAATTTCAATTACATGTTTAACTTAACCGAGACTGTCAGCTTTGTGTGATTGGGACAAatggcacatttttaaaaactagcCGTGTGATGTTATTCTTCATTTTTGAGTTAATCAGAGGTCACACTACTGAGCTAGtctttctctcttgttttctctgtctctatctgtccaCACTGTGGGCTGGATTGCAGTAGTAGTGTGCTGTAATATGACGTGTTGTAAAGTCGTAGTTATGTAtttgttagtttatttatttatccattagCATGTTGTGTATAGCAAAAAGTTGTCTTATATCTGAAGATGGAAATCACTAAATGTATTTATCTAGCTAATTTAGTAGCCATTGTCTTATCCGCAAACctctctctgtgctgctatatcacactgatgatgaggatgatgatgatgatgatgtcatggtAGTGTGTAAAGACATGTTGTCTGTTTGCAGACTCTTTATTGGTCGCCTCACAAAACTAACATGTTGTGCTGAGAAAAGTGTGAGAAagcaaacacagagaaaagatGGATCAAGGAAAGAAATTACATACCAAgagctgagagacagagagagggagagacagagagagagagagggagagagagtctGATTAGTCGTCAATTGCAGACAATTCAATTTTAGTCAAAGGGAATAATCAGAGTATTTTTATTCACAGGATGGTCGGAAATCATCTGCAGgcacttcagtgtttttttagCTCCTGTCCTGGTTGCTCAGACCCGCTGTGCCGTTTCTTTCCCCCACttcttgagtgtgtgtgcgtgtgtgtgtgtgtgtgcgtgtgttttaaGTGAATGACCCACTCAGTAATAAACCACGCTGTATGGAAACGAAGTCCTGATGAACTTGCTTGATTTGGTTTGGTTCATCTCGTGCTGTTTTAGCTGGTGTTCGTGCCGGTcaaaggtttaattttttttacagatataaacacatacaaagcaaaaaagtttagaaaaaagattaaattagaCTACagacacacctacacacacttacacaagtCCATGTCATCTATATCCTTATATTTACTGTTTGATTATAACAATTtagtttctcttttctttattttcattaatatttttgttttatatatatatatatatatatatatataattttatattgtgttaaacctaaataatatttcaatatatttccatttttatttatgtcttaTATAACTTAAAAGAATTGTGATCCTgattgtaataatttaatattagcATAAcccatttttaattatttttaaagtttttttaaggttttgttttatttgtacactTTTTTCACTCTTCCACAAGTAAACATAATTCTATGTGAATAGCTACAAAGCCTGAGTAAGTGATTAAATCAGAAATTAAACACTTTGCTGATGCACAGAGCTTCAATGCATAACGTGTAAAATGATTGAGGAATGGaggaatatacataaataataacgTGTAGCCTCGTGATTGGATGTTGCATGTACGGTGTGACGAGTCTTTCCACCCCataatgtatacatttacaGACATGTAATTTACAGTGTAATGACACACACAGCCTCAGAGCTGTTAGACACTGTGTTTGTCAGAGTCAATAGAAAACAGGTCTATGATACAACGCACAcacaagaaaaaacacacaacagtgaaATTCACTAGCAGAATGTCTCCCAATCCAAAGCACACATGTAATGTTTTCTGAAGAATACAAATGGATTTGCATCGTTACCTATGCGaaaattgtttatttgctaAACATGGTTTGTGAGTCGTTTGATTGTATCTTGTGTATTAAAAACCCCTGATTGTTCACTGTGTGCAATCAGAGGACACATGTTTACACAGCTGCAGGTTGCTAACTCATTAGCTGTGGATTGATTTCCAAACTGTGCGCATGTGCTAATGAGGTGAACATTAACTCAGATAATAGCACCTTATATAAGAGACGGTACAGCGAGGCAGTAATTACTGTTTAAATTGTCCCTcattctcttttcctctctctgtatTTGCACCACAGTCAATTACAGAAAGTGGCTAGCGTCTAATATTTCTCACAGCCAGCTTATTAAATGTTTCTGCTCACATTTTAAACCCTCTCACCTGCTTCCTTCTGTCTGTGGGCAGGTGAAGGTGTGGTTTCAGAACCGGCGTACGAAGCAGAAGAAGGACCAGGGGAAGGATGCGGAGCTGCGCTCGGCTGCGCACTCGGAGACAGCGGCCACGTGCAGCGTGCTGCGTCTGCTGGAACAGGGCCGCTTGCTCACGCCGCCGGGTATGCCCGGCCTGCTGCCCCACTGCACCAGCTCCTCACTGGGCATCGCTGCTAACGGAGGATCCTCCTCCAGCAGCGGCACGAGCTCAGCCACAGCGTCCAGAAGCCCTCCACTGCCCGCCATGTCCGGCTCAAGCACACTAACCAGCGCCCACCATGGGCTCTTCAGCTTCCCCGTGCCCACGCTGCTGGGAGCCGTGGCGTCGCGGATCTCCTCTGCGCCGCTGGGCATGGCTGGCTCGCTGGCCGGGAACCTGCAGGAACTGTCAGCCCGCTACCTGAGCTCCTCGGCCTTCGAGCCGTACTCGCGGACCAACGGCAAAGAGGACAAGAAAGTTTTGGAATAATGTCCGTTTTCTCTAACTCCTCAactttttgtttatgttttgttcatttttttttcactctgtgtTCTTTATGTCATCCGTGCTGTGGTTGTCAGTCCTCATGTCTGTTCTTCGTGTTGTCAGAATGCACATGCGAGGCCTCTCGGAACTGTGACAAAGCAGAATTCGGACTCGCTCGCCTTTCAGACAGGAGGATTTTCCGAGCTTCTTGCACTACTTTAGAGTTTCACCGCCAGGTCGGGAATTTTTAATG
This genomic window contains:
- the vax1 gene encoding ventral anterior homeobox 1 produces the protein MDVRYSQEPEVGMVLKNGLKESKEVKDSQGSLSKTLLKEPQDSFSSSGAMENCEKSRTSTGDPDYCRRILVRDAKGSIREIILPKGLDLDRPKRTRTSFTAEQLYRLEMEFQRCQYVVGRERTELARQLNLSETQVKVWFQNRRTKQKKDQGKDAELRSAAHSETAATCSVLRLLEQGRLLTPPGMPGLLPHCTSSSLGIAANGGSSSSSGTSSATASRSPPLPAMSGSSTLTSAHHGLFSFPVPTLLGAVASRISSAPLGMAGSLAGNLQELSARYLSSSAFEPYSRTNGKEDKKVLE